In one Cyclopterus lumpus isolate fCycLum1 chromosome 22, fCycLum1.pri, whole genome shotgun sequence genomic region, the following are encoded:
- the pcnx4 gene encoding LOW QUALITY PROTEIN: pecanex-like protein 4 (The sequence of the model RefSeq protein was modified relative to this genomic sequence to represent the inferred CDS: deleted 4 bases in 4 codons) — protein MVRMGPDVPLLNEYKQEFFWKRFPQTVLGGPRFKLGYCAPPYVYVNQVVLFLTPWLFGGIGTLLCQLQLLQELHATVLSGMLMSGAAAGVQALALYAARRSGTVERLGAPNILVDEEDVEFTHCVGPETVRFIAPGKRFGLNVVLHTMLAGVLCGFGTWYVFLGRLTALYGSIGISLVVFVLSWVTLCIAEYSLIVNTATETATFQAQDTYEITPLTRPLYIFIFIAVDMADRFSGPVPELQLASQVLHVLFLFLPLLWALGILPPLDALLLWGMEQVLVFGLGGSPMSSNLKLLLMFGISAGVAVCNYFIPSTLGVVLFSISTGFLLSLDLSQVGTLCRGPRATLGNVGFRRGGSPLPPPSSFGWNLGCRELLLYSSLFLVAMAEAGLLHYFIGSAQSQSWVKGPQAPVSYLLLILFCFCWALREIQGAYVFGGVFLNPLYPKGMSSVQTFKQRNRGLYIAAAIRRVLLHLVSPFAMIAFLSMDKSLLLLHRVSLSVGFTRAFRVVWQNSEDALLQMVVIVLVRLAAGNNMLSGWDNLGTGVQLLLVGLLIDRLTQFLTKLKFTLTVLVTSWTEKKQRRQSAGTLLALNASLCPLLLAVVTLSALLSAPLLPLFTLPIFLVGFPRPQRSWPGPVGTACPCPDSIFYQQMSGSLASALRTAFARGSLGSLAPGSHFLGRLQDRMVWIMILERGYGYCTVNIKGLELQETSCHTVEARRVDEVFEAAFERPERLGFTQGFNLHWGNALTPCAALAVRVYSDARNVLSGIIDSHDNLRKLQDDFLKALVWLLLRYCVQKHKGFLWSNEEGPGVGGRKSQSSQLAQTTCVQPPEAVMVESNVSSLRFRQDSSSLTSFGEWSDEDDLFGPQPARRTVALVTAEAQPGLATLQTGASLPGSVEMDSLFENMALSALQPLQPLGLSIGMPAVDKGRNPEVFRESPGSLPQLNFNCSQSEVFNLPTGWRTAPLLPSRLLQLRSLFPEDWFRFTLGQFGPAVQGETSEDMTKALKEDEALKELHAQVALSCLISLGAESAFTSPSYVYRLYCGDIPWTEGLDWLSSSKELYQLALRASGSVFKLLFDQASLGPMESPEELFSTLEEYERDWYIGLVTEKGWHDSVLQEKPFLFSLGHDLAMGTYTGRVLSLQEQLVGRWVVWNGEGVRGQWANLSWELLYATNDDEERYSIQAHPFMLRNLTVQAADPPLGYPIYSSAPLHFPCL, from the exons ATGGTCAGAATGGGGCCGGATGTGCCCCTTCTTAATGAGTACAAGCAGGAGTTCTTCTGGAAGCGCTTCCCCCAGACAGTGTTGGGGGGTCCACGCTTCAAGTTGGGCTACTGTGCGCCACCATATGTCTATGTCAATCAGGTAGTCTTGTTCTTGACACCATGGCTTTTTGGGGGCATTGGTACGCTGCTCTGCCAactgcagctgcttcaggagCTTCACGCCACAGTGCTCTCTGGTATGCTTATGTCCGGGGCTGCAGCGGGTGTCCAAGCCCTGGCACTGTATGCTGCTCGGAGGAGTGGCACAGTGGAGAGACTAGGTGCGCCCAATATCCTGGTTGATGAAGAGGACGTGGAATTCACACACTGTGTCGGCCCAGAGACTGTCCGATTTATTGCCCCAGGGAAGCGGTTTGGACTGAATGTGGTACTGCATACAATGCTAGCTGGGGTGCTCTGTGGCTTTGGGACATGGTACGTGTTCCTTGGCAGACTGACTGCTCTTTATGGCAGCATTGGCATATCTCTTGTCGTCTTTGTCCTGAGTTGGGTGACACTGTGTATAGCTGAGTATTCCCTCATTGTAAATACAGCCACAGAGACGGCCACTTTCCAGGCACAGGACACTTATGAGATCACCCCACTCACCCGGCCTCtctacattttcattttcattgctGTGGACATGGCTGATAG GTTCTCAGGCCCTGTCCCTGAGCTTCAACTGGCAAGCCAGGTTCTCCATGTGCTGTTCCTTTTCCTACCTCTGCTGTGGGCGTTAGGTATACTGCCTCCCCTTGATGCCCTGCTCCTCTGGGGCATGGAGCAGGTTCTTGTTTTTGGCTTAGGAGGCTCGCCCATGTCCAGCAACCTCAA GCTGCTGTTGATGTTTGGTATATCTGCCGGCGTAGCTGTGTGTAATTACTTCATCCCGTCAACACTGGGTGTGGTTCTCTTCTCCATCTCTACGGGATTTCTGCTGAGTCTGGACCTCAGCCAGGTTGGCACACTCTGCAGAGGTCCCAGGGCAACCTTGGGGAACGTGGGATTTCGAAGAGGTGGTTCGCCACTTCCTCCTCCCAGTTCCTTTGGCTGGAATCTGGGCTGCAGGGAGCTGCTGCTATATTCAAGCCTGTTTTTGGTCGCAATGGCAGAGGCAGGGCTGTTGCATTACTTCATTGGTTCAGCTCAGTCCCAGAGCTGGGTTAAGGGACCCCAGGCTCCTGTCAGCTACCTTCTCCTCATACTCTTCTGCTTCTGTTGGGCTCTCAGAGAAATCCAGGGGGCCTATGTATTTGGAGGGGTGTTCCTCAATCCCCTGTACCCTAAAGGCATGTCCAGTGTACAGACTTTCAAGCAGAGGAACAGAGGATTATACATTGCTGCAGCAATTAGAAGAGTCCTTCTTCATCTTG TGTCTCCGTTTGCAATGATTGCGTTCCTGTCTATGGACAAATCTCTGCTTCTGCTCCACAGGGTTTCCCTCAGTGTGGGATTCACACGAGCCTTTAGAGTG GTGTGGCAGAATTCAGAGGATGCTCTGCTGCAGATGGTGGTGATAGTCTTGGTGCGGCTTGCAGCTGGAAACAACATGCTGTCAGGCTGGGACAACCTGGGCACTGGAGTTCAGCTTCTTCTG GTGGGCCTCCTGATTGATAGACTGACCCAGTTCCTCACCAAGCTAAAGTTCACCCTGACTGTGTTGGTGACATCTTGGACAGAGAAGAAGCAGCGCCGTCAGTCGGCTGGAACCCTCTTGGCTCTGAATGCCTCCCTATGTCCGCTGTTGCTAGCGGTGGTGACCCTGTCTGCCTTGCTCTCCGCCCCTCTGCtgcccctcttcaccctgcccATCTTCCTGGTGGGGTTCCCCAGGCCTCAGCGCAGTTGGCCAGGCCCAGTAGGTACCGCCTGTCCCTGCCCGGACTCGATCTTCTACCAGCAGATGAGTGGAAGTCTGGCCTCTGCTCTGAGGACGGCCTTTGCAAGAGGATCACTGG GTTCTTTAGCCCCAGGCTCTCATTTTCTTGGGCGCCTTCAAGACCGTATGGTTTGGATAATGATCCTGGAGAGAGGATATGGCTACTGTACAGTCAACATTAAG GgtctggagctgcaggagacATCTTGCCACACAGTGGAAGCACGGAGGGTGGATGAGGTGTTTGAGGCGGCTTTTGAGCGCCCCGAGCGACTTGGTTTCACCCAGGGCTTTAACCTGCACTGGGGAAATGCCCTCACCCCATGTGCTGCCCTTGCAGTACGAGTCTACTCTGATGCCCGAAATGTGCTTTCTGGCATCATTGACTCTCATGACAACTTGAGGAAACTTCAGGATGACTTTCTAAAAGCACTGGTCTGGTTGCTCCTCCGATACTGTGTGCAGAAGCATAAAGGATTTCTATGGAGCAATGAAGAAGGGCCAGGGGTTGGAGGCAGGAAGTCCCAGTCTTCCCAGTTGGCCCAGACCACCTGTGTTCAGCCACCTGAGGCTGTCATGGTGGAATCTAATGTGTCTTCTCTCAGGTTTAGACAGGACAGCTCCAGTCTGACCTCCTTTGGTGAA TGGTCAGATGAGGACGACTTATTTGGACCTCAACCAGCCAGGCGGACAGTGGCATTAGTGACCGCAGAGGCTCAGCCTGGACTCGCAACACTGCAGACAGGGGCCTCTCTGCCAGGCTCTGTGGAGATGGACAGCCTTTTTGAAAACATGGCTCTCTCTGCCCTGCAGCCTCTGCAGCCTCTGGGTTTGAGCATTGGGATGCCAGCTGTGGATAAAGGCCGGAACCCGGAAGTCTTCAGAGAAAGTCCCGGCTCTCTCCCTCAGCTGAACTTCAACTGCTCCCAGTCGGAGGTGTTCAACCTCCCAACAGGGTGGAGGACTGCACCTTTGCTACCATCCCGCTTGCTGCAGCTCAGGTCTTTGTTTCCTGAGGACTGGTTTCGGTTCACCTTG GGGCAGTTTGGGCCTGCTGTGCAGGGCGAGACCTCAGAGGACATGACCAAAGCCCTGAAGGAGGACGAAGCTTTGAAAGAGCTGCatgcacaggttgcactttcGTGTCTCATCTCACTGGGAGCAGAGTCTGCCTTCACCAGTCCCAGTTACGTCTACAGACTCTATTGTGGAGATATACCATGGACGGAAGGACTCGACTGGCTCTCCTCAAGTAAAGAACTTTACCAGCTTGCACTTCGAGCTTCAG GTTCAGTTTTCAAGCTGCTGTTTGATCAAGCAAGTCTAGGGCCCATGGAGTCCCCTGAGGAGCTG TTCAGCACCTTGGAGGAATATGAAAGGGATTGGTACATTGGCCTGGTGACCGAGAAGGGCTGGCACGACAGTGTCCTTCAGGAGAAACCCTTCCTGTTCTCTCTAGGACATGACCTCGCTATG GGTACCTACACAGGGCGAGTCCTGTCCCTGCAGGAGCAGCTGGTGGGCAGGTGGGTCGTCTGGAATGGAGAGGGGGTGCGAGGCCAGTGGGCAAACCTTTCATGGGAGCTCCTGTATGCC ACTAATGACGACGAGGAGCGTTACAGCATCCAGGCTCACCCCTTCATGCTAAGGAACCTAACTGTTCAGGCAGCTGATCCCCCTCTAGGATACCCAATTTACTCCTCAGCCCCCCTCCACTTCCCCTGCCTCTGA
- the dhrs7 gene encoding dehydrogenase/reductase SDR family member 7 has product MECCIASVLWCFVPLYLLINFLCFIFADADLTLLWAGLFGHRPENKLKGLVVWVTGASSGIGEELAHQLARCGSRLILSARREEELKRVKRSCLECSDLQDEDIRVLPLDLLERTSHEEKAKAAIQYFGHIDVLINNGGRSQRSLCLETSIDVYQALMELNFLGTVSITKQVLPHMTQQGRGSIVTVSSVVGLAGAPLATGYSASKHALQGFFNSLRTELTDFPNILISTVCPGPVQSQIVQNAFTEEVLKPMAAAGNQGHKMATSRCVRLMLVGIANGVKEMWIAQQPFLLFYYTWQYAPTFAWFVTNVLGRKRVQNFKAGLDADTAYFTKPKSS; this is encoded by the exons ATGGAATGCTGCATTGCATCTGTACTGTGGTGTTTTGTACCACTTTATTTACTTATTAACTTCCTATGTTTTATTTTCGCGGACGCAGACTTGACTCTTCTTTGGGCAGGTCTATTCGGACACAGGCCAG AGAATAAACTGAAAGGGCTGGTGGTTTGGGTCACTGGAGCCTCCAGTGGTATTGGTGAGGAGCTGGCCCACCAGCTAGCAAGGTGTGGATCACGACTTATCCTGTCTGCTCGACGTGAGGAGGAGCTAAAGAGGGTGAAACGTAGCTGTTTAG AGTGCTCCGATCTTCAGGATGAAGATATTCGTGTTCTTCCACTTGATTTGTTGGAGAGGACATCACATGAAGAAAAAGCAAAAGCTGCAATTCAGTACTTTGGACAT ATTGATGTCCTAATTAACAATGGGGGCCGAAGTCAGCGCTCTCTGTGCTTGGAGACCAGCATTGACGTGTATCAGGCATTGATGGAGCTCAACTTCCTGGGTACAGTCTCCATCACCAAGCAGGTGCTGCCTCACATGACGCAGCAAGGCAGAGGAAGCATTGTGACCGTCAGCAGCGTAGTTGGCCTGGCCGGGGCACCCCTGGCAACGGGATACTCTGCCAGCAAACATGCCCTTCAG GGTTTCTTTAATTCCCTTAGAACCGAGCTGACTGACTTTCCAAACATACTCATCAGCACGGTGTGTCCAGGGCCTGTGCAATCACAAATTGTCCAAAATGCCTTCACGGAGGAAGTGCTCAAG CCCATGGCTGCAGCTGGTAACCAGGGGCACAAGATGGCAACGAGTCGCTGTGTGCGTTTAATGCTGGTGGGAATTGCCAATGGTGTCAAGGAAATGTGGATTGCACAGCAGCCCTTCCTCCTGTTCTACTACACCTGGCAGTATGCTCCTACATTTGCCTGGTTCGTCACAAACGTGTTGGGCAGAAAAAGGGTGCAGAATTTCAAAGCTGGTCTG GATGCAGACACTGCATACTTCACCAAGCCAAAGTCCTCCTGA
- the lrrc9 gene encoding leucine-rich repeat-containing protein 9: MTQSEKRKQRGDEEVVKELCLANGVSYENIAHEGSNVSSLEIFFSGFPRMVGLSFFPRLCQFTILGQNIKHIEGLECCPLLRELWVVQCHLTGISGLQKCLQLEKLYLYDNQICEIKNLKLQINLEVLWLNNNCITQIKGLDTLQNLKELNLADNNIEKIGHSLDPNVRLQNLNLSGNKISSFKELTLLARLPHLRELALKDPTSTSNPVCLLCNYATHVIYHIPGLQRLDTYDVFSKQVKEAAESTVMKKMMYYNMRVHTAQRNLAEIQLSLMERKKTMLQLPGECIKTLNHALKSLEGELSKVPATCKKSACKMEDGSTHLVEGSICRSDPATDFSRDPAMEHKILSKIEALRERLVLRTRRLDEIEAWYERGLTHATNMMEYTVQFLLMELESVGNIRLEEGCSKDPWFTSCCDLLHSRFSHSDFKVCNIAGIKINRVIRIHNSALRLRFEDKLHTLLASKESASHRNYRRRLEHLFYVADPEQNSEREDILCILEEGFKTTKQNKALEREGTISLSNSLSVVEQPRIEHALRQASQDDSKHSTDTIHFMHGQVIVSKVFVGHSMPIREGDPLDRSRYPRAYSVYRNVDTKHRTAISEERPNSTKTHTGPECSPRRRQWFVFDHELVLPEYIIYFEYITTRDQEQPHSTGIDDTPSNNIILDREVLNMEPVLKPQPRLLSLDDKILLNVAKANVLSQITVLNLHGNSLSKLKEISRLTALRHLTISFNEFTHLDDISHMPNLEFLDASYNRLVTIEGLRRLGQLKQLDLRWNMLTKAREDTAVLRKHTPALLKLDTRYNPWIRVRASKTVRMTILGQLTTLTHLNDMMVAEEEAAYAVLMTAGSKINQASLLVHSSTNSDRPRSLSLLSTAQHLCPLSPAPWGLTRELELDWTAKITALNLDSQRISKLISLNKLVNLRWASFNDNDISKVEGLDSCLKLEELSLNNNSISTLNGLSKLHCLNKLSVDGNQLSSLDASALDRLTNLSFMSVENNYISSLHGIQRVRSLLELYIGNNQISTSRDIYYLKGLTNLIILDLYGNPLVEKLENYRIYVVFHLPFLKALDGIAVEVTECESAKDMFGGRLTPDMVAEKLGHSNYTDITYLTLQSCSIKMVDLSPADLFCSLRSVNFDHNNLTSFSGLIYLPNIKALCLNYNHIESILPRLKTQAPLTNRQILYSKVHSSGYGQQSPSKGKGETGPTGSLEPLMGSLEVLHLSHNGISNMANLQLSRLTNLKALFLQGNEISQVEGLEGLHQLRELVLDRNRIKALADNSFIAQTVLLELHLAENRIRELNHLDPLLQLRKLFLGMNKLQDITELDKLEVLPSLTELSVVGNPVAKNSLHRPPMVLRLSRLQVLDGEMVTLEERTRAELLSADPLACSQCSGASLPTTEINLPELLPLVPRNTPLRGMTISGALQNFMHGHDILPSNVDEAQSHHTYKHKKHKHGNAVRNGQADITFRQIRRTGNNLPTTGLLHDGNRVIITHPSQEQESRFPNGGKPPHM, from the exons ATGACACAGAGTGAGAAACGAAAGCAGCGCGGTGATGAGGAGGTGGTCAAGGAACTG TGTTTGGCCAATGGAGTGTCTTATGAAAATATTGCACATGAAGGAAGCAACGTCAGCTCCCTGGAGatcttcttctctggttttcCCCGCATGGTTGGGCTTTCGTTCTTCCCAAGGCTCTGCCAGTTCACCATATTGGGCCAgaatataaaacacattgaagGACTTGAGTGCTGTCCTCTGCTTCGGGAGCTCTGGGTCGTTCAGTGCCATCTCACC GGGATATCTGGGCTACAGAAGTGTCTACAACTAGAGAAACTTTACCTGTATGATAATCAGATCTGTGAAATAAAGAATTTAAAATTGCAGATTAACCTAGAAGTCTTGTGGCTCAACAACAACTGCATAACTCAGATAAAG GGCTTGGACACACTTCAGAACCTCaaagaactaaaccttgctgacAACAATATTGAAAAGATTG GGCATAGCCTTGATCCTAATGTCAGGCTTCAGAATCTTAATCTGTCCGGGAACAAGATCAGCTCATTTAAG GAGCTGACCCTGCTTGCCCGCTTACCCCATCTGAGAGAACTAGCACTGAAGGACCCAACGTCAACCTCAAACCCAGTGTGTCTTCTGTGTAACTACGCCACACACGTTATTTACCACATCCCAGGCCTCCAGCGACTTGACACATATGATGTCTTTAGCAAGCAAGTCAAGGAAGCAGCTGAG TCCACAGTAATGAAGAAAATGATGTACTACAACATGCGTGTACATACTGCTCAGAGGAACCTGGCAGAGATCCAACTCAGTttgatggagaggaagaaaacTATGTTACAGTTACCAGGAGAATGCATCAAAACACTGAATCACGCCCTCAAGAGT CTTGAAGGTGAGCTCTCCAAGGTGCCAGCTACTTGTAAGAAGTCTGCCTGCAAGATGGAGGACGGATCGACCCACCTGGTTGAAGGTTCAATTTGCAGAAGTGACCCAGCCACTGACTTCAGTCGTGATCCTGCCATGGAGCACAAAATACTCAGCAAGATTGAAGCACTAAGGGAGAGACTGGTGCTAAGGACGAGGAGGCTGGATGA GATTGAAGCATGGTATGAGCGGGGTTTGACACATGCCACAAACATGATGGAATATACAGTCCAGTTTCTATTGAtggagctggaaagtgttggaAATATTCGTTTGGAAGAGGGCTGCTCCAAAGACCCATG GTTTACTTCCTGTTGCGACCTCTTGCATTCCCGCTTCTCTCATTCAGACTTTAAGGTTTGCAACATCGCTGGCATTAAGATCAATAGAGTTATCCGCATCCACAACAGTGCTTTAAGGCTTCGCTTTGAGGACAAACTTCACACCCTTCTAGCAAGCAAAGAGTCTGCTTCACA CAGGAATTACAGACGTCGGCTGGAGCACTTGTTCTACGTAGCTGACCCTGAACAAAATAGCGAGAGGGAAGACATTTTGTGCATTTTAGAGGAAGGCTtcaaaacaaccaaacaaaataAG GCATTGGAAAGAGAGGGTACTATATCTTTATCCAACAGCCTGAGTGTGGTTGAACAGCCCAGAATTGAACACGCACTGCGTCAGGCCAGCCAAGATGATTCCAAGCACAGTACGGACACAATCCACTTCATGCACG GTCAGGTTATTGTCTCCAAAGTTTTTGTGGGCCACAGCATGCCTATCCGAGAGGGAGACCCGCTGGACAGAAGCAGATATCCCAGGGCGTACTCTGTTTATCGCAATGTGGACACTAAGCACAGAACTGCAATAAGTGAAG AGAGACCCAActccacaaaaacacacacgggTCCTGAGTGCAGTCCCAGACGAAGACAGTGGTTTGTGTTTGACCATGAGCTTGTCCTGCCTGagtacatcatttattttgaatacatcaCCACCAGG GATCAAGAACAACCACACAGCACAGGAATTGATGATACTCCGTCCAACAATATCATCCTAGACAGGGAAGTCCTCAACATGGAACCGGTGCTGAAACCGCAGCCCAGGTTGTTGAGCTTGGATGACAAAATTCTGCTGAATGTGGCCAAAGCCAATGTCCTCAGTCAAATCACC GTGCTGAATCTTCATGGCAACAGTCTGAGTAAATTAAAGGAGATTTCCCGCCTCACAGCTCTGAGGCATCTTACCATCAGCTTCAATGAGTTCACACACTTGGATGACATTTCTCACATG CCCAACCTTGAATTTTTGGATGCCAGCTACAATCGCCTAGTGACCATAGAAGGGCTGAGGAGGTTGGGACAGCTTAAACAGCTCGACCTGCGTTGGAACATGCTGACCAAGGCCAGAGAGGATACAGCTGTGCTCAGAAAACACACGCCTGCTCTGCTGAAGCTTGACACACGATATAACCCCTGGATCAGGGTGCGTGCT TCCAAAACAGTTCGAATGACAATACTGGGCCAACTAACAACCCTCACCCACCTGAACGATATGATGGtagcagaggaggaggctgctTATGCTGTTCTGATGACTGCTGGATCCAAAATTAACCAG GCATCTCTTCTGGTTCACTCGAGTACCAACAGTGACCGACCCCGCAGTCTCAGCCTGCTGTCAACAGCCCAGCACCTATGTCCTCTCAGTCCTGCACCCTGGGGCCTCACCCGAGAGCTGGAGCTTGACTGGACTGCAAAG ATCACTGCCCTGAACCTTGACAGCCAGAGGATTTCCAAACTGATCAGTCTGAATAAGCTGGTGAACCTTCGCTGGGCTTCGTTCAATGATAATGACATTTCTAAAGTGGAGGGTCTTGACAGCTGCTTGAAGCTGGAGGAGCTTtccctcaacaacaacagcataaGCACACTCAATG GACTATCAAAACTGCATTGCCTAAATAAACTGAGTGTAGACGGGAATCAGCTGTCTAGTCTAGATGCCTCGGCCCTAGATCGGCTGACTAACCTGTCCTTTATGTCTGTGGAGAACAACTATATCAGTTCCCTGCATGGCATCCAGAGAGTTCGCTCCCTTCTTGAGCTCTACATCGGCAACAACCAAATCTCTACCTCACGTGACATCTACTATCTGAAG gGATTAACAAACCTCATCATTCTGGATCTTTATGGGAATCCTTTAGTGGAGAAACTGGAAAACTATCGTATTTATGTGGTTTTCCACCTACCCTTTCTAAAAGCGCTGGATGGCATTGCAGTG GAGGTGACTGAGTGTGAAAGTGCAAAGGATATGTTTGGAGGAAGACTAACCCCTGACATGGTAGCAGAGAAGCTGGGCCACTCAAACTACACAGACATCACCTACCTTACCCTGCAGTCCTGCTCCATTAA GATGGTCGATCTGTCTCCAGCAGACCTGTTCTGTAGTCTGCGCAGTGTCAACTTTGACCACAACAACCTCACCTCTTTTTCTGGCCTCATTTACCTGCCCAACATCAAA GCTCTGTGCCTGAACTACAACCACATTGAGTCCATCCTGCCCAGACTGAAGACTCAGGCTCCTCTCACAAATAGACAGATTCTGTACAGCAAAGTTCACTCCAGTGGTTATGGCCAACAGAGCCCATCCAAAGGCAAAGG GGAAACTGGGCCCACTGGCAGTCTAGAGCCACTGATGGGCAGCCTGGAGGTGCTGCATTTAAGTCACAATGGCATCTCCAATATGGCCAATCTGCAGCTCAGCAGGCTCACCAATCTTAAAGCGCTCTTCCTTCAAG GTAATGAGATCAGCCAGGTGGAAGGATTGGAAGGTCTTCACCAGCTCCGAGAGCTTGTGTTAGACAGGAATCGGATCAAAGCTCTGGCTGATAACTCTTTCATAGCCCAGACCGTCCTGCTAGAACTGCACCTAGCAGAGAACCGGATTCGGGAGCTCAACCATCTCGATCCTTTGCTTCAGCTCCGCAAGCTCTTTCTTGGCATGAACAAGCTGCAG GACATCACAGAGCTTGACAAACTAGAAGTTCTTCCTTCGTTGACTGAGCTCTCTGTTGTTGGTAACCCT gtTGCCAAAAATTCTCTCCACAGGCCACCGATGGTACTCCGTCTGTCCCGGTTGCAGGTcctggatggagagatggtcACCCTGGAGGAGAGGACCAGGGCTGAACTCCTCAGTGCTGATCCATTA GCATGCTCCCAATGCTCTGGAGCTTCTCTTCCTACCACTGAAATAAACCTACCTGAACTGCTACCCCTCGTGCCTCGAAACACCCCACTCAGAGGAATGACTATAAGTGGAGCACTACAGAACTTTATGCACGGGCACGATATCCTGCCAAGTAACGTGGACGAGGCCCAATCTCATCACACATACAAGC ACAAGAAGCACAAGCACGGTAATGCTGTTCGTAACGGCCAAGCTGACATTACATTTAGACAAATTCGAAGAACAGGAAACAACCTGCCAACCACAGGTCTTCTTCATGATGGGAACAGAGTCATTATCACCCATCCCAGCCAGGAGCAAGAAAGCAG ATTTCCAAATGGTGGCAAACCTCCACACATGTAG